The following coding sequences are from one Methanonatronarchaeum thermophilum window:
- a CDS encoding deoxyribonuclease IV — protein sequence MLRVGVHVSISGGIYRSFDRAKELDCNCFQIFSHSPRSWKFNLPGNDDSEIFVEKSNKMDIEPLVIHGSYLVNLATPKEGLRERSIESTQKEIELSNEVGIDYVNIHPGAHTGIGEKQGLNNVVSSINEIQGLDNTELLIENTSGSGTKVGYTFEQIEELIERVDADIGVTLDTCHAYTAGYDLATKEGLEKTIENIEETVGIDKIKLIHLNDSKNPLNSTKDHHEHIGLGEIGVSGMERIINHPKLREIPFILETPVDETRGDKENIEVVKKIRN from the coding sequence ATGCTTAGGGTTGGTGTTCACGTATCTATATCTGGTGGTATATACCGTTCGTTTGATAGGGCTAAAGAGTTGGATTGCAATTGCTTTCAGATTTTTTCCCACTCACCTAGGAGTTGGAAGTTCAATCTACCGGGTAATGATGACTCTGAGATTTTTGTTGAGAAATCGAATAAGATGGATATCGAGCCTTTGGTGATACATGGTTCTTATCTAGTTAATCTAGCAACTCCAAAGGAAGGTTTAAGGGAGAGGTCTATTGAATCTACTCAAAAAGAAATCGAGCTATCTAATGAAGTTGGAATAGATTATGTAAATATACATCCTGGAGCCCACACAGGTATTGGAGAAAAACAGGGATTAAACAATGTAGTTAGCTCAATAAACGAAATACAGGGTCTAGATAACACAGAATTATTGATTGAGAATACATCTGGTAGTGGTACAAAGGTCGGATATACGTTTGAACAGATAGAGGAGTTAATTGAACGGGTTGACGCAGACATAGGTGTAACTTTGGACACCTGCCATGCATATACCGCAGGATATGACCTTGCAACTAAAGAAGGACTTGAAAAAACCATAGAAAACATTGAAGAAACAGTTGGAATTGATAAAATTAAACTAATACACCTTAACGACTCAAAAAACCCATTGAATTCAACTAAAGACCATCATGAACACATTGGATTAGGTGAGATAGGGGTTAGTGGAATGGAAAGAATAATCAACCACCCAAAATTACGAGAAATCCCCTTTATACTAGAAACACCCGTTGACGAAACACGAGGAGACAAAGAAAACATAGAGGTTGTCAAAAAAATAAGAAACTAA
- a CDS encoding PLDc N-terminal domain-containing protein: protein MFEIFLIPFILILGFSIPIISLILAIWVAYDSITKQPKMETLEKIIWILLSFTIPIIVPILYYLLVVKEKKTIIKEKEPNESEVIETIEKLYKLKEEGAITEEEYIEKKKKLLKTIETKKEPNESNQ, encoded by the coding sequence ATGTTTGAAATATTTTTAATACCTTTTATCCTGATACTAGGCTTTTCCATCCCAATAATTTCATTAATTCTAGCAATATGGGTTGCTTACGACTCAATAACAAAACAACCAAAAATGGAGACTTTAGAAAAAATAATATGGATTCTATTATCCTTTACCATACCAATCATAGTACCGATCCTATACTACCTACTAGTCGTTAAAGAAAAAAAGACAATAATAAAAGAAAAAGAGCCAAACGAATCAGAGGTAATCGAAACAATAGAAAAACTATACAAACTTAAAGAAGAAGGCGCCATTACAGAAGAAGAATACATAGAAAAGAAGAAAAAACTACTAAAAACAATAGAAACAAAAAAAGAGCCAAACGAATCTAATCAATAA
- a CDS encoding FxsA family protein: MLLKIIAIFVTVPLLDLLVLLQVASYIGTLETIAIVILTGILGGSLAKMQGLKTLQKFREKTMLGETPSNPIMDGLMILLGAGLLLTPGFLTDIAGFLLLIPITRPILKKAISKYVNKKTKQGYIHIEKYP; the protein is encoded by the coding sequence ATGCTCTTAAAAATAATAGCAATATTTGTTACAGTTCCCCTACTCGACCTACTAGTACTACTACAAGTAGCAAGTTATATCGGGACCTTAGAAACAATAGCAATAGTAATACTAACTGGTATACTTGGTGGAAGCCTAGCTAAAATGCAGGGATTGAAAACCCTACAGAAATTCAGAGAAAAAACAATGCTAGGAGAAACACCATCCAACCCAATAATGGATGGATTAATGATACTATTAGGGGCGGGATTACTCCTAACACCAGGGTTCTTAACAGACATTGCTGGGTTCCTACTGCTCATACCAATAACAAGACCGATACTGAAGAAAGCAATATCAAAGTACGTGAACAAAAAAACCAAACAAGGGTACATACACATAGAAAAATATCCCTAA
- a CDS encoding glutamate synthase-related protein, producing the protein MKNKPEIMINPQLCINCKQCIKKCPEKALTQGKNKPKTHPEKCIKCKECIETCSQNAIKIKTNQTTNHNITQIRKKTKTDHCLIRGGKAKTRHPTFNDITILPAQISRPPIDKYREECNTKVTIGNRYAEQPLKLDIPIILPAMSYGAISIETKIAFAIAANNTGTATNTGEGGMHPKERKTANKLISQYASGRFGVSSNYLKNSEAIEIKIGQGAKAGMGGHLSSDKITPEIAKIRGIPENSDALSPSRHIDIVGPEDLKMKIEQLREIVDHQKPIIVKFSAGRVKEDVAIAAKAGADAIAIDGMQAGTGAGPEIVIEHAGIPTLPAIAEAATALKQNGYKQKVSLIAGGGITNGADITKALALGADACYIGTAAMIAIGCNQCNNCHTGKCPKGITTQNPKTRKKLNPKTAGEKLTNYLNTITDEVIALTQQAGNTDINKLEKNTLRALTTEAAQITGLKTPGP; encoded by the coding sequence ATGAAAAATAAACCAGAGATAATGATAAACCCCCAACTATGCATAAACTGCAAACAATGCATAAAAAAATGTCCAGAAAAAGCCCTAACACAAGGAAAAAACAAACCAAAAACCCATCCAGAAAAATGCATAAAATGTAAAGAATGCATAGAAACATGCAGTCAAAACGCAATCAAAATAAAAACAAACCAAACAACCAACCACAACATAACACAAATACGTAAAAAAACAAAGACAGACCACTGCCTCATCAGAGGTGGAAAAGCAAAAACACGACACCCAACATTCAACGACATAACAATACTCCCCGCCCAAATATCCAGACCCCCAATAGACAAATACAGAGAAGAATGCAACACCAAAGTAACAATAGGAAACCGATACGCAGAACAACCACTAAAACTAGACATACCAATAATCTTACCAGCCATGAGCTACGGCGCAATCAGCATCGAAACAAAAATAGCCTTCGCAATAGCAGCAAACAACACAGGAACCGCAACAAACACCGGTGAAGGCGGAATGCACCCCAAAGAAAGAAAAACAGCAAACAAACTAATAAGCCAATACGCCTCCGGAAGATTCGGAGTTTCATCCAACTACCTAAAAAACTCCGAAGCAATAGAAATAAAAATCGGACAAGGAGCCAAAGCCGGAATGGGCGGACACCTATCAAGCGACAAAATAACACCAGAAATAGCAAAAATAAGAGGAATACCAGAAAACTCAGATGCATTAAGTCCCTCAAGACACATAGACATCGTCGGACCCGAAGACCTAAAAATGAAAATAGAACAACTAAGAGAAATAGTAGACCACCAAAAACCAATCATAGTAAAATTCAGTGCCGGAAGAGTCAAAGAAGACGTAGCAATAGCCGCAAAAGCCGGAGCAGACGCAATAGCAATAGACGGAATGCAAGCAGGAACAGGAGCAGGCCCCGAAATAGTAATAGAACACGCCGGAATACCAACACTACCAGCAATAGCAGAAGCAGCAACCGCACTAAAACAAAACGGATACAAACAAAAAGTCTCACTAATAGCAGGTGGCGGCATAACAAACGGAGCAGACATAACAAAAGCACTAGCACTCGGAGCCGACGCATGCTACATAGGAACCGCCGCAATGATAGCAATAGGCTGCAACCAATGCAACAACTGCCACACAGGAAAATGCCCAAAAGGAATAACAACCCAAAACCCAAAAACCAGAAAAAAACTAAACCCAAAAACAGCAGGTGAAAAACTCACAAACTACCTAAACACAATAACAGACGAAGTAATAGCACTAACTCAACAAGCAGGAAACACAGACATAAACAAACTAGAAAAAAATACACTAAGAGCACTAACAACCGAAGCCGCACAAATCACCGGCCTAAAAACCCCAGGCCCATAA
- a CDS encoding GltB/FmdC/FwdC-like GXGXG domain-containing protein, which translates to MTNKTLNSMKLSVREINNQIKNTDNDITLKNPNSKHFIAAGLTKNKKITIDGSAGYFLGTMLEKAEIKVNGNAGNQTGDNMHSGKITIKGSVGDGAGQGMYGGKLIINGNAGSRTGSIMKNGEILIKGNSDFMTGLYMMGGKITVLGDLGDKTGESMIGGEIYCQGEIESLGKNAVQTKPNQKDIDYLKKTLKNQYTEKDHSFKKIIPGDR; encoded by the coding sequence ATGACCAATAAAACCCTCAACAGCATGAAACTCAGTGTTAGAGAAATAAACAACCAAATAAAAAACACAGACAACGATATAACCCTAAAAAACCCAAATTCAAAACATTTTATAGCTGCAGGACTAACAAAAAACAAAAAAATAACAATAGATGGAAGCGCTGGCTATTTCCTCGGAACAATGCTTGAAAAAGCAGAGATAAAAGTAAATGGAAACGCAGGAAACCAAACCGGAGACAACATGCATTCAGGCAAAATAACAATCAAAGGCAGTGTTGGAGACGGAGCTGGACAAGGAATGTACGGCGGCAAACTAATAATAAATGGAAACGCCGGATCCAGAACAGGCAGCATAATGAAAAACGGAGAGATATTAATAAAAGGAAACAGCGACTTCATGACAGGACTCTACATGATGGGTGGAAAGATAACCGTACTAGGAGACCTCGGAGATAAAACAGGAGAATCAATGATCGGTGGCGAAATATACTGTCAAGGAGAAATAGAAAGCCTCGGCAAAAACGCAGTTCAAACCAAACCAAACCAAAAAGACATAGACTACCTCAAAAAAACACTTAAAAACCAATACACAGAGAAAGACCATTCATTCAAAAAAATAATCCCAGGAGACAGATAA
- a CDS encoding ribose-phosphate diphosphokinase, which yields MKVVCGRASQHLGSRIADELDIDLIKVSYKTFPDGEQYLKLLDGLDEEVVVVQSITSDIEFVNLLLLLDAVGSSNTTTVIPYMGYSRQDRRFEEGEPVSARAIAKPISQESNRVITVDIHNEMVGDYFDCEFTNLMAFDHMAGELALDNPVVVAPDEGAIGRARSVAEIRGWEHDYLLKTRKSGEEVEIKPKKMDIDGRNVLIVDDIIATGGTMSQAIGMLKDQGAQDIYVSATHPVLAGNALQKLYSAGCTDIICTDTIEKSVSKVTVAPVIARSIK from the coding sequence ATGAAAGTTGTTTGTGGTAGAGCTAGTCAACATCTTGGGTCACGTATAGCAGATGAACTGGATATCGATTTAATTAAAGTTAGTTATAAGACGTTTCCTGATGGAGAACAGTATTTGAAGTTATTGGATGGTCTTGATGAAGAGGTTGTTGTGGTTCAGAGCATTACTTCCGATATTGAGTTTGTCAATCTACTTTTATTATTAGATGCAGTTGGTTCATCAAACACGACTACAGTTATTCCATACATGGGTTATTCAAGACAGGACCGTCGTTTTGAAGAGGGTGAACCGGTTAGTGCTAGAGCAATAGCCAAACCGATAAGCCAGGAATCCAATCGTGTGATTACAGTTGATATACACAACGAGATGGTTGGGGATTACTTTGATTGTGAATTCACCAACCTAATGGCTTTTGACCACATGGCTGGAGAACTAGCCCTAGATAACCCAGTAGTTGTAGCACCCGATGAAGGAGCTATAGGTAGGGCTCGTAGCGTTGCTGAAATACGTGGTTGGGAACACGACTATCTTCTTAAAACCAGGAAATCAGGTGAAGAGGTTGAGATAAAACCTAAAAAAATGGATATAGATGGACGTAACGTATTGATTGTTGATGACATAATAGCTACAGGAGGAACTATGTCGCAGGCAATCGGTATGCTGAAAGATCAAGGAGCTCAAGATATATACGTAAGCGCTACACACCCTGTTCTCGCTGGAAATGCACTACAAAAACTATATTCAGCCGGCTGCACCGATATCATCTGTACAGACACAATTGAAAAAAGCGTTTCAAAGGTGACTGTAGCCCCCGTTATAGCCAGGTCAATAAAATGA
- a CDS encoding DUF357 domain-containing protein, translated as MTEQQLIEETDKWQSRLKKRLNSSKAAKDEGKRFITNINAYLQDSNHFIEEKDYVRAFECVIWGWAWLEIGEQYGYIEKKE; from the coding sequence ATGACTGAACAACAGTTAATAGAAGAAACAGATAAATGGCAATCACGGCTTAAAAAACGCCTAAATTCATCGAAAGCAGCTAAAGACGAAGGTAAGCGATTTATAACTAATATAAACGCATACCTACAAGATTCTAACCATTTTATAGAGGAAAAAGATTATGTAAGGGCTTTTGAATGCGTTATATGGGGTTGGGCTTGGCTTGAAATCGGAGAACAGTACGGATATATAGAAAAAAAAGAATAA
- a CDS encoding Nre family DNA repair protein: MTVPRCVRCKGSKNLCGENCRYLSNIGLIQDREIGNEVHGMSPPAVFVGRHNYPKVNLGPMVPIEDKEVYPDTELMYGESLEDLIAMRSSLVRSGFSSNVSVGSWSSRLIDLTQEIAMSTSPVDTEVEFRKPPRFEVKLDAYTQPSGPYGEIRKAMITENPSIPRDVDYIVGDRDAKTTTALEELYKRGISVSQSIRLLSSGLLGQEKERKLVPTRWSITATDSNLSELLLDRIKYYQQINQVYAGYSEYLGNRCAIIFIPANWQFELVECYMKGSLWSGGQATYISEMEDYNGRTKYADKTAGAYYATKLAVAEKLEQMNRQAKIIAVREIGDEYFIPLGVWVVRETMRDATKNLQKFDTLQQALNWTKNKFMFSGRWMDKSQLLEKHRKQRRLTDYIE, from the coding sequence ATGACAGTTCCAAGGTGTGTTAGGTGTAAGGGCTCTAAAAACCTGTGTGGAGAAAATTGTCGGTACCTATCCAACATAGGTTTAATTCAGGATCGTGAGATAGGTAATGAGGTTCATGGTATGAGTCCTCCAGCTGTTTTTGTCGGTAGGCACAACTATCCGAAGGTTAATTTAGGGCCAATGGTTCCAATTGAGGATAAGGAGGTATATCCTGACACGGAGTTGATGTACGGAGAGAGTCTTGAAGACCTTATTGCTATGAGGTCGAGTCTCGTTAGGTCGGGTTTTTCTTCAAATGTGTCTGTAGGTAGTTGGAGCAGTAGGTTGATTGATTTAACTCAAGAAATCGCTATGTCCACTTCTCCAGTAGACACCGAGGTCGAGTTTCGTAAGCCACCTAGATTCGAGGTTAAACTTGATGCATACACCCAGCCATCAGGACCTTATGGTGAGATAAGGAAGGCGATGATAACTGAAAATCCATCTATACCACGTGATGTAGATTACATTGTGGGTGATAGAGATGCTAAAACTACGACAGCATTGGAAGAACTTTACAAAAGAGGTATTTCTGTAAGCCAGTCGATTCGGTTGTTGTCATCCGGTTTATTAGGTCAGGAAAAAGAAAGAAAACTGGTTCCAACAAGATGGAGCATTACAGCAACAGACTCAAACCTATCTGAACTACTCTTAGACCGAATCAAATACTATCAACAGATAAATCAGGTATACGCGGGCTATTCAGAATACCTTGGAAATCGATGCGCAATCATATTTATACCAGCAAACTGGCAGTTTGAGCTCGTAGAGTGTTATATGAAGGGAAGTTTATGGTCAGGTGGCCAAGCCACATACATCTCTGAGATGGAAGACTATAATGGACGTACCAAATATGCGGATAAAACAGCTGGAGCATACTACGCAACCAAGTTAGCTGTTGCTGAAAAACTTGAACAGATGAATAGACAGGCTAAAATAATCGCGGTACGTGAGATTGGAGACGAATATTTCATACCATTAGGTGTTTGGGTAGTCAGAGAGACGATGCGGGACGCCACAAAAAACCTACAAAAATTTGATACACTACAACAAGCCTTGAACTGGACAAAAAATAAATTCATGTTTTCTGGTAGATGGATGGATAAAAGCCAGTTATTAGAGAAACATAGAAAACAGAGAAGGCTGACAGATTACATCGAGTGA
- a CDS encoding desulfoferrodoxin family protein, protein MEGSLLDGVNKPETQEVEDMTVLEKKHSVVIEAPNKIGKEKKFKVVVKVGEHMEHPNEPGHFFEWIELYADDTFLSRIHLTPEKTHHKLITEIKLNEPTKLVGRARCNIHGVWEGEKQIKIE, encoded by the coding sequence ATGGAAGGTAGTCTATTAGATGGAGTAAACAAACCTGAAACCCAGGAAGTTGAAGACATGACAGTTTTAGAGAAAAAACATTCGGTAGTAATCGAGGCACCCAACAAAATTGGAAAAGAAAAAAAATTTAAAGTAGTTGTTAAAGTAGGAGAACACATGGAACATCCAAATGAACCAGGACATTTCTTCGAATGGATAGAACTATACGCAGACGATACTTTTCTATCAAGAATACACCTGACACCTGAAAAAACCCACCACAAACTCATAACTGAGATAAAACTAAATGAACCAACCAAACTAGTAGGTAGGGCCAGATGCAACATACACGGAGTTTGGGAAGGGGAGAAACAGATAAAAATCGAATAA
- a CDS encoding diphthine--ammonia ligase: MKAISLFSGGKDSVIALYKTQKQHQIQCLVSVHPENTESYMYHYQNPEITKLQAKALQKPLKWIETPAIKEQEVNDLKQGLKQLKKEIKYKAVINGAIKSNYQKTRIEKVCNELELQPITPLWHIKPTELLNYITKNEFKVIITKVSAGGLTKKHLGREINPQLIQELKQIQKKYRINLVGEGGEYETLVLDAPNYKQKIKLIETTKKYNKKQQKGHLEIKKAKLTQK; this comes from the coding sequence ATGAAAGCCATATCCCTGTTCTCAGGCGGAAAAGACTCCGTCATAGCCCTATACAAAACACAGAAACAACACCAGATACAATGCCTAGTGTCGGTACACCCAGAAAACACCGAATCCTACATGTATCACTACCAAAACCCAGAGATAACCAAACTACAAGCAAAAGCCCTTCAAAAACCATTAAAATGGATTGAAACCCCAGCAATAAAAGAACAAGAAGTAAACGACCTAAAACAAGGCCTAAAACAACTAAAAAAAGAAATCAAATACAAAGCAGTAATAAACGGAGCCATAAAAAGCAATTACCAGAAAACCCGAATAGAAAAAGTATGCAACGAACTAGAACTACAACCAATAACACCACTATGGCACATCAAACCAACCGAACTACTAAACTACATAACCAAAAACGAATTCAAAGTAATAATAACAAAAGTCTCAGCCGGAGGCTTAACAAAAAAACATCTAGGCAGAGAAATAAACCCACAACTAATCCAAGAACTCAAACAAATACAAAAAAAATACAGAATAAACCTCGTAGGCGAAGGAGGAGAATACGAAACCCTAGTACTCGACGCACCCAACTACAAACAAAAAATAAAACTAATCGAAACAACCAAAAAATACAACAAAAAACAACAAAAAGGCCATCTAGAAATAAAAAAAGCAAAACTCACACAAAAATAA
- a CDS encoding carbohydrate kinase family protein encodes MILSVGHTAIDHIFRVPHFPEPDSSIYIEDYKRLYGGGAANVAANIASLGMESSLLSLVGKDFKEYGYKKHLQDLGVDTEHMKVFDEKTSNAFVYTDKNDRQITFFYWGASDKFPKQKIPENIEKYDIVHLAPSDPTYNKKIAEKARCLSFDPGQDLPVYDSKDLKTILQNTDILFSNIHEIDRIQNKTGYTFNEIKNYVKTVVVTNEDKGSKIYNKDTIEIPPVTVDTVDPTGAGDAYRAGFLTAIQKGYDLETTGKIASTVASFTVEKTGCQTNLPTWQQTIKRYKKTFKETPNKK; translated from the coding sequence TTGATTCTATCTGTAGGTCATACAGCGATAGACCATATATTCAGGGTTCCCCACTTCCCAGAACCCGATTCCTCAATATACATAGAGGACTACAAACGGCTATATGGAGGTGGAGCTGCAAACGTAGCTGCAAACATAGCAAGCCTTGGAATGGAGTCCTCACTACTAAGCCTTGTAGGAAAAGATTTCAAAGAATATGGATATAAAAAACACCTACAGGACTTAGGGGTGGACACCGAACACATGAAGGTGTTTGACGAAAAAACAAGCAATGCATTCGTATACACCGATAAAAACGATAGGCAAATAACTTTTTTTTATTGGGGGGCTTCGGACAAATTCCCAAAACAAAAAATACCAGAAAACATAGAAAAATACGATATAGTACATCTAGCACCATCCGACCCAACTTACAACAAAAAAATCGCAGAAAAAGCCAGATGCCTCTCTTTCGACCCAGGACAAGACCTACCAGTATACGATTCAAAAGACCTGAAAACAATACTACAAAACACAGACATACTTTTCAGCAACATACACGAAATCGATAGAATACAAAACAAAACCGGATACACATTCAATGAAATAAAAAACTACGTAAAAACCGTAGTAGTTACAAACGAAGACAAAGGCAGCAAGATATACAACAAAGATACAATAGAGATACCTCCAGTAACCGTGGACACCGTAGATCCTACCGGAGCCGGCGACGCATACCGCGCAGGCTTCCTAACAGCAATCCAAAAAGGATACGACCTTGAAACAACAGGAAAAATAGCGTCAACAGTAGCATCCTTCACAGTCGAAAAAACCGGATGCCAAACAAACCTACCAACCTGGCAACAGACAATCAAAAGATACAAAAAAACATTCAAAGAAACACCCAACAAAAAATGA
- a CDS encoding DUF555 domain-containing protein, which produces MNNYYVTLEAAWSVKDVESVEDAMSVAISEAGNKLNKSGLGYVEIDIGSTLCPACGQPFESVYIAADTALVGLIFGMKVFNAENQEHAIRIAKSSIGNVLTETPLEEIEVEEIEEEEAEKEGKEA; this is translated from the coding sequence ATGAATAATTATTATGTGACGCTTGAGGCTGCTTGGTCTGTGAAAGATGTAGAGTCAGTAGAAGATGCGATGAGTGTGGCGATTAGTGAAGCTGGAAATAAATTGAATAAATCAGGTTTGGGTTATGTTGAAATAGATATAGGCTCCACATTATGTCCAGCCTGTGGACAACCATTCGAAAGCGTGTATATAGCGGCAGACACCGCTTTAGTTGGACTTATTTTCGGAATGAAGGTTTTCAACGCGGAAAACCAAGAACACGCCATTAGGATAGCTAAAAGCAGTATTGGAAATGTCCTTACCGAGACACCATTAGAAGAAATCGAAGTCGAAGAGATTGAAGAAGAGGAGGCCGAGAAGGAAGGTAAGGAGGCTTGA
- the rnz gene encoding ribonuclease Z — MPLDVIFLGTAGATPTVERNPPAVMIKREDEMMLFDCGEGTQRQMMKARTGMFLDRIYITHFHADHFLGIPGMIQTLAFQGREKPLEIVGPEGTENLIKAMAALGANTPSFNINLKEVVPGQTIDYGDYKINVIKADHGRKIQSLAYVLQEKERPGRFNREKAIDLGVQPGPDFGKLQKGQTVNVEDRTIKPEMVLGPPRRGRKIVYTGDTRPNEKIRSASKKADLLIHDGTFTSKDKTRAIETKHTTAIEAASIAKKADVEMLALTHLSSRYSKNYLPLLKEAKRIFQNTIVPRDLTELRIPFPEKNRDIEVKGL; from the coding sequence ATGCCATTAGACGTAATATTCCTTGGAACCGCTGGAGCAACACCTACAGTTGAAAGAAACCCACCAGCAGTAATGATTAAAAGAGAAGACGAGATGATGTTGTTCGATTGTGGAGAAGGAACCCAGAGACAGATGATGAAAGCGCGGACAGGAATGTTCCTAGACAGAATATATATAACACATTTCCATGCTGACCATTTCCTCGGAATACCAGGGATGATACAGACATTAGCATTCCAAGGAAGAGAAAAACCACTTGAGATCGTAGGGCCTGAAGGAACCGAGAACCTAATAAAAGCAATGGCCGCTTTAGGAGCGAACACACCCAGTTTCAACATAAATCTAAAGGAAGTGGTTCCAGGCCAAACAATTGACTACGGTGACTATAAAATCAATGTAATCAAGGCAGACCATGGAAGGAAGATACAGTCATTAGCATACGTACTGCAAGAAAAAGAAAGGCCTGGAAGATTCAATAGAGAGAAAGCAATCGATTTAGGTGTTCAACCCGGACCCGATTTCGGGAAACTTCAGAAAGGCCAGACAGTCAATGTAGAAGACAGAACTATAAAACCAGAGATGGTTTTAGGACCTCCTAGAAGGGGACGTAAAATAGTGTACACTGGAGACACCAGACCAAATGAAAAAATCAGGTCTGCAAGCAAAAAAGCAGACCTGTTGATACATGACGGTACATTCACTTCGAAAGATAAAACTAGAGCAATAGAAACAAAACACACAACGGCGATAGAAGCTGCATCGATCGCTAAAAAAGCAGATGTAGAGATGTTAGCACTAACCCACTTGAGCTCTAGATACTCTAAAAACTACCTACCTCTTCTGAAGGAAGCTAAAAGGATATTTCAAAACACAATCGTGCCCAGAGACCTAACAGAACTAAGGATACCGTTTCCAGAGAAAAACAGAGACATCGAGGTTAAAGGGCTTTAA